A window of Pirellula sp. SH-Sr6A contains these coding sequences:
- a CDS encoding sigma 54-interacting transcriptional regulator: MQQNNSSAYLIIRQGSRWTDVFRLEPGRPLIVGRASSNEIPVADDRSSRRHAEIYFDDGWYVRDLGSRNGTFVDGRKIEQSQLLNPGSTIAVASCKMTFTNSLEEVAPPLEVEGPGPESTREGGIEVSRIIHRQSKSAILDPEAFQQVIRKDRVGEPMASLAPPIAPAIALLQLAFELARENNLFRGCERALDRLLDETQCQSAGILKIESSESGNAERKVLAAVQRSGKAYHPVSDSLAASVLREGNALLARNIHDSELAGGVSYGNTMANSQVHATSSAILAPIREGAECVGFVHLYSRVGEPDLAPEHLEVALAIADVVGTFFANIQKQQQLEIKLKSSRSRINELEQQLGRSEEWISSSQAMDRLREQVARVGPTSATVLLRGESGSGKELVARSIHDSSQRAAGPFVAINCAALTPTLLESELFGHEKGSFTGATERKLGKFEQAHQGTLMLDELGEMSLEIQAKFLRVLEGKPFERVGGSKPIQVDVRVVAATNKDLEQAVADGSFRSDLYFRLRVIELRIPALRERPDDILPIAEHFLAQFRSKSGHGPEGFSDRARAAMRAYHWPGNVRELRNAVERAFVLCNGVLADPEDLALSYLQIPGIPSLGGQSAANQPAGYQERTLEDVEMEHIAATLEYTGGQKNRAAAILGIERSTLDRKIKRQKSDSP; the protein is encoded by the coding sequence ATGCAACAAAACAATAGTTCCGCCTACCTTATAATTCGGCAAGGATCGAGATGGACCGATGTTTTTCGCTTGGAACCCGGTCGCCCGCTCATTGTCGGCCGAGCGTCCTCCAACGAGATTCCCGTGGCGGATGATCGCTCCAGCCGCCGGCATGCGGAGATCTACTTCGACGATGGATGGTACGTGCGGGATCTCGGTTCGAGGAACGGGACCTTTGTCGACGGTCGAAAAATTGAGCAGTCCCAGCTGTTGAACCCTGGGAGCACCATCGCCGTCGCGTCCTGCAAGATGACATTTACGAACAGTTTGGAGGAGGTCGCTCCTCCGTTGGAGGTGGAAGGTCCGGGCCCAGAATCGACGCGAGAGGGGGGAATCGAGGTCTCGCGAATCATCCATCGCCAGTCGAAATCGGCCATTTTGGATCCCGAGGCGTTTCAGCAAGTCATCCGAAAGGATCGCGTCGGGGAGCCGATGGCCAGTTTGGCCCCTCCGATTGCCCCCGCCATCGCACTCCTCCAGTTGGCCTTCGAGCTGGCTCGTGAAAACAACCTCTTCCGGGGATGCGAAAGAGCTTTGGATCGACTGTTGGATGAAACCCAATGCCAGTCGGCCGGTATTCTCAAGATCGAGTCGTCCGAATCGGGTAATGCGGAACGCAAAGTTCTGGCCGCGGTCCAGCGTTCCGGAAAGGCGTATCATCCCGTTTCCGACTCTCTCGCGGCGAGCGTTCTTCGCGAAGGGAATGCTTTGCTGGCTCGCAATATTCACGACAGCGAATTGGCCGGCGGCGTATCCTATGGCAATACGATGGCCAACAGTCAGGTCCACGCGACGTCCAGTGCAATCCTGGCCCCCATTCGCGAAGGGGCTGAGTGTGTCGGATTCGTACACTTGTACAGCCGCGTCGGGGAGCCCGATTTGGCTCCGGAGCACCTGGAAGTTGCGCTCGCAATAGCCGATGTCGTCGGGACTTTTTTTGCGAACATCCAAAAGCAACAGCAGCTTGAAATCAAACTCAAATCTTCGCGAAGCCGGATCAACGAGCTTGAACAACAGCTGGGACGTTCCGAGGAATGGATCAGCTCCTCGCAAGCGATGGATCGATTGCGTGAGCAGGTCGCTCGGGTCGGTCCTACCTCCGCAACGGTCTTGCTTCGAGGCGAAAGCGGATCGGGCAAGGAGTTGGTGGCACGCAGCATCCACGACTCAAGCCAACGGGCTGCGGGGCCATTTGTTGCCATCAATTGCGCCGCACTCACTCCGACGTTGCTAGAAAGCGAACTGTTCGGCCACGAAAAGGGATCGTTCACCGGTGCCACGGAACGCAAACTAGGAAAGTTCGAGCAGGCTCATCAAGGTACGCTTATGCTCGACGAGTTAGGCGAAATGAGTTTGGAGATCCAGGCGAAGTTTCTTCGGGTGCTGGAAGGGAAACCGTTTGAGCGCGTAGGTGGAAGCAAGCCCATTCAAGTCGACGTGCGTGTGGTCGCGGCGACGAACAAGGATCTGGAGCAAGCGGTCGCGGATGGTTCGTTTCGGTCCGATCTCTACTTTCGTCTCCGGGTGATCGAATTGCGGATCCCGGCCCTCCGCGAACGTCCCGACGATATCCTCCCGATCGCCGAACATTTTCTCGCTCAGTTTCGCTCGAAGAGCGGGCACGGTCCCGAGGGCTTTAGTGACCGCGCTCGAGCTGCGATGCGAGCATATCATTGGCCCGGGAACGTTCGCGAGCTTCGCAATGCCGTGGAGCGAGCCTTTGTGCTCTGCAACGGGGTTTTGGCCGATCCCGAAGATTTGGCACTTTCTTATCTGCAGATCCCCGGAATTCCTTCGTTGGGAGGGCAATCTGCCGCAAATCAGCCGGCAGGGTACCAGGAGCGGACTTTGGAGGATGTCGAGATGGAGCATATCGCCGCGACCCTCGAATACACGGGTGGACAAAAGAACCGAGCTGCGGCTATTCTCGGCATAGAACGATCTACCCTCGACCGAAAAATCAAACGACAGAAGAGCGATTCCCCATGA
- a CDS encoding HAD family hydrolase, with product MIQSSGFPTQYIPLVESAGGLIFDCDGTLVDSMPLHFLAWHQTMLRYGLRLPEDRFYALGGMPSHRIIEMLAAEQSVEVDAQHAAIEKEQAFLERLHLLEPIDSVLEIARAHRGVKPISVASGGFRKIITRQLEIIECLDWFDAIVTAEDTSRHKPEPDVFLEAARRMGVAPEKCLVFEDADLGVEAARRAGMPCIDIRSFYTAKRIPVA from the coding sequence ATGATCCAGTCCTCGGGTTTTCCCACACAGTACATACCCTTGGTGGAATCTGCTGGCGGGCTCATCTTCGACTGCGATGGAACGCTCGTAGACTCCATGCCCCTCCATTTTTTGGCTTGGCATCAGACCATGCTCCGTTACGGACTACGACTACCTGAAGATCGTTTTTATGCGCTGGGGGGAATGCCGAGCCATCGCATCATTGAGATGCTAGCCGCAGAGCAATCGGTCGAAGTGGATGCCCAGCACGCAGCCATCGAAAAAGAACAAGCCTTCTTGGAGCGGTTGCATCTGCTCGAGCCAATCGATTCGGTGTTGGAGATTGCTCGGGCGCATCGAGGTGTTAAGCCTATATCGGTTGCCAGCGGTGGTTTCCGGAAAATCATTACAAGGCAGTTAGAGATCATTGAGTGTCTCGACTGGTTCGATGCGATCGTCACGGCTGAAGACACTTCGCGGCACAAGCCTGAGCCCGATGTCTTTCTCGAGGCCGCTCGTCGTATGGGGGTTGCGCCGGAGAAATGCTTGGTCTTCGAAGATGCCGATCTAGGTGTCGAGGCCGCGCGCCGCGCCGGGATGCCCTGCATCGATATACGATCGTTTTACACCGCCAAGAGAATCCCGGTCGCGTAG